The DNA sequence CAGCCTCCTTTCACACAAACCTTTCACGTCATCTAAAAACAAACAGTTCAGATCACAGTTTTTCACTATTAGCCAAACTGTAGATGTCTTAAACAAGAATACATTATAACACAGGATTATTCATATACAAATGTTAGCTGATtaactacaattttttttaatatttcttgaaATGGTTAAAGATAACCAGGAATATAAACTTGGAAAATTAAAGTTTCATCTTGGATGTCATAAATTATTTCTATATACAAGTATATActtgttttttaaaaatgattatgACATCAAAATCATTACTGAATTCCATCTTTAAACCTGTTAAAAATGGTCAATGAAGCCTAAATATTTGGTGCttgtaatataacattaaaaATTGTTACCAATGTATTCCTATTTAAATGACTTTTGTTCTAGTTCACAGTTTGGCATATTTTTGATGCAAAGGCACTGGCCATCAATTGGTCTCATAAGTAGTGAGCAGGGCAGCATCCACAGGCTCCAAACAACTAGGACAAGTAAGACTTCTCATAAGCCAATCATCAATGCAAGTCATGTGATAAGTGTGCATGCATGGAAGATATCGGAGTGCGTCCCCCACTAAAAATTCACCCATGCAAATAACACATTCTCTAGCCTTTTTGCATCCATCATAGATTCCTGTAGGAAGATGTTGGATTAAACCAATTCTTTTGGCTATTTTCACCTGTTCTTCTTCTGTTAGTTGGGTAACTGAACGAGTTACACTTGGAGATGGATGATATACAGGGGAAGCTGCCTGAATTGGGAGTACCTcctatataaacaatataaactTTAAATATTTCAACCAAATTTATAACACATGTCATTTTTAAATAGTAGTGTTGGCAAGCAATTTATTAAGGGCAAGTTAAATAGTTTTTGGTTTGGATGGAAAATATAAAGTAAAACTAAGATGAGCATCTAAAAGGTCAAAACTTTTGGTAGATAATAAATTGTGTAACAAAGAATACAATTATACTATATATCAccaaaaacaactcctactgcattgttggaagtcctgctgaatctaccaccacttcatatctttatacagggcgaagccagatcagtgatgcacagattaatccatagtcagtgACATACAAGCCAGATGCATGCTAGTGACAACAggaagctaatcgaggagctaaaagctgatattgtgatggggaaacctatctaTGCAAtagctacgagatatagctttaacaataagttcacaattaagataccatgcagggaagactggaataaaggtgtactcATACAAGCTGTTGCTATATGGTACatggatggctcaaaaacatcggatgGTGTGGGAgtcggcatagtagggacaaatcaagggatacatttcctaaggatgtgacagttttccaggcagAAATAACGGCAATAAttcatcactgcgtggaagaaatagaaagacagGAAAGAAcattctgttcagttgccatcttcacaggcAGCGTTTAAgccactcaattctgtagaggtcaattctaagctagtatgggattgcatgtgtgccctaaataaactaggaaacCGTAGCAAGGTTACAGTAGCCTGGGTACTGGGGCATGtaggtcataagggcaatgagaaagcagatgaaatggccaaacaaggctcatcaatgccattcatttgaccggaacccttctgtggcaaagtcagtaacaagaacTGCTACAAGAACAAActcgcaaatctctggaatggtggaggaattcaccaggataAAGACAGGTGAAACcattcattacagaacatttgccaaaatttactgcagacct is a window from the Diabrotica undecimpunctata isolate CICGRU chromosome 10, icDiaUnde3, whole genome shotgun sequence genome containing:
- the Rnf11 gene encoding RING finger protein 11; protein product: MGNCNCFKRSTTDDISLLRGSDSVRESSSDQLGPPAYQEVLPIQAASPVYHPSPSVTRSVTQLTEEEQVKIAKRIGLIQHLPTGIYDGCKKARECVICMGEFLVGDALRYLPCMHTYHMTCIDDWLMRSLTCPSCLEPVDAALLTTYETN